A region of Paucidesulfovibrio longus DSM 6739 DNA encodes the following proteins:
- a CDS encoding NfeD family protein, translated as MPDFLTQAYVIWFAIGFCLALAELAAPGFIIIFFGIGCWLTSLASALFDLSLSAQLAIFIVGSLASLIFLRRIFMRVFTGASQESDGDDGLREPGDLGRQVLVTREVRPDLPGEIKYRGSFWRAVSDRSIPEGSAALIVAEFEDDRSTFKIEPLNKGE; from the coding sequence GTGCCTGACTTTCTGACCCAAGCCTACGTGATCTGGTTCGCCATCGGCTTCTGTTTGGCCCTGGCGGAGTTGGCCGCCCCCGGATTCATCATCATTTTTTTCGGAATCGGCTGCTGGCTGACGTCCCTTGCAAGCGCCCTCTTCGACCTCTCCCTTTCCGCGCAACTTGCCATCTTCATTGTCGGATCGCTGGCCTCGCTGATCTTTCTGCGCCGCATCTTCATGCGCGTGTTCACGGGCGCGAGCCAGGAATCGGACGGCGATGACGGCCTGCGCGAACCCGGCGACCTGGGACGCCAGGTGCTCGTCACCCGCGAGGTGCGTCCGGACCTCCCCGGCGAGATCAAGTATCGCGGCAGCTTCTGGCGCGCCGTCAGCGACCGCTCCATCCCCGAAGGGAGCGCCGCATTGATCGTGGCCGAGTTCGAGGACGACCGCAGCACCTTCAAGATCGAACCCCTGAACAAAGGAGAGTGA
- a CDS encoding GGDEF domain-containing protein translates to MEPAKGTELEKLQTILEQAGLGRNLNLLTAVLFVRNLVCHLGIYSEADKSKIQQVVLREIGKRNVDHDAFPVIIKALEQFLLRTNRVADLEDQLAREKRSTEALVEEMSHFFESMRASRDRQEQSLTQFNTATTEAVKAAPSRKDILKQVRGLLTEFVTEFREEARQWEARAKALEHTANFDALLSELYNRRSLDAFLAESVVTSNSRGLPFSMCMIDVDHFKNVNDTYGHQVGDDVLRALAKIVKTHASQHDGYAARYGGEELVLALPMPMDKAAMVAEELRRDVEDYDFQSRQGGKLTGDMIHFTVSIGVAEVVKGWNTAQLVEAADKALYLAKRSGRNLVARHTEDGSGRVGWV, encoded by the coding sequence ATGGAACCAGCCAAGGGTACGGAACTCGAAAAGTTGCAGACCATCTTGGAACAGGCAGGCCTCGGTCGCAACCTGAATCTCCTGACTGCCGTCCTGTTCGTGCGCAATCTCGTCTGCCATCTCGGCATCTACAGCGAGGCGGACAAGTCCAAGATCCAGCAGGTCGTGCTGCGCGAGATCGGCAAGCGCAACGTGGATCACGACGCCTTTCCCGTGATCATCAAGGCCTTGGAGCAATTCCTGCTCCGGACCAACCGCGTCGCGGACCTCGAGGACCAGCTTGCCCGCGAAAAGCGCTCCACCGAGGCCCTTGTCGAGGAAATGAGCCATTTCTTCGAGAGCATGCGCGCCTCGCGCGACCGCCAGGAACAAAGCCTGACGCAGTTCAACACCGCCACCACCGAAGCCGTCAAGGCCGCACCCAGCCGCAAGGACATTCTCAAGCAGGTCCGCGGGCTGCTCACGGAATTCGTCACCGAGTTCCGCGAAGAGGCGCGCCAATGGGAAGCGCGGGCCAAGGCCCTGGAACACACCGCGAATTTCGACGCCCTGCTCTCCGAACTCTACAACCGCCGCTCCCTGGACGCCTTCCTGGCCGAGAGCGTGGTCACGAGCAACAGCCGCGGGCTGCCCTTCTCCATGTGCATGATCGACGTGGACCACTTCAAGAACGTCAACGACACCTACGGCCATCAGGTCGGCGACGACGTGCTGCGCGCCCTGGCCAAGATCGTCAAGACCCACGCGAGCCAGCACGACGGCTACGCGGCCCGCTACGGCGGCGAGGAGCTAGTCCTGGCCCTGCCCATGCCCATGGACAAGGCCGCCATGGTCGCCGAGGAACTGCGGCGCGACGTGGAGGATTACGACTTCCAGTCACGCCAGGGCGGCAAGCTCACGGGCGACATGATCCACTTCACGGTCAGCATCGGCGTGGCCGAGGTGGTCAAGGGCTGGAACACCGCACAGCTCGTGGAGGCCGCGGACAAGGCCCTGTATCTGGCCAAGCGGTCCGGGCGCAACCTCGTGGCGCGCCATACGGAAGACGGATCCGGTCGGGTGGGCTGGGTCTAG
- a CDS encoding CPBP family glutamic-type intramembrane protease: MRRPLLWLELIALFLGAPLLLAFGYLPGHKIIWLGAATAGCLLWLSRDSGLGMGDLLRAGNRPNLWHFCLRVALAASAVLLLTLLLVPDQLFGFPKRRPLLWLAVFVLYPLLSAFPQELIYRGFFFRRYETLFPRSASLMAASAAAFAWMHVVYDNAPALILSLIGGLVFADTYRKTGSLFWTSLEHAVYGLLVFSIGLGRFFYEGPH; encoded by the coding sequence ATGAGGCGACCGCTGCTTTGGCTCGAACTGATAGCGTTGTTTTTGGGAGCGCCCTTGCTCCTCGCGTTCGGGTATCTTCCCGGACACAAGATCATCTGGCTCGGAGCAGCCACGGCGGGTTGCCTGCTCTGGCTCTCCAGGGATTCCGGCTTGGGCATGGGCGACCTGCTCCGAGCCGGAAACAGGCCAAATCTGTGGCACTTCTGCCTTCGCGTCGCGCTGGCCGCGTCGGCCGTGCTCCTGCTGACCCTGCTGCTCGTACCGGACCAACTGTTCGGATTTCCGAAGCGCAGGCCCCTGCTCTGGCTGGCTGTTTTCGTGCTCTACCCGCTGCTCTCGGCCTTTCCCCAGGAGTTGATCTATCGGGGATTCTTTTTCCGGCGATACGAAACGCTCTTTCCGCGAAGCGCCTCCCTGATGGCGGCGAGCGCCGCGGCCTTCGCCTGGATGCATGTGGTCTACGACAACGCGCCCGCCCTGATCCTCTCCCTGATCGGGGGGCTCGTCTTTGCGGACACCTACCGGAAAACCGGGTCGTTGTTCTGGACATCCCTGGAACACGCGGTTTACGGACTGCTTGTCTTCAGCATCGGCCTGGGCCGTTTTTTCTACGAAGGGCCGCATTAA
- a CDS encoding DUF4139 domain-containing protein, with the protein MSITAYASGQALVTEERDMDLPASGEVPFAGAPSTLDLTSVALRSLSQPGKVAVGSLRLLPSASDPAAVLRSHIGREVRVVLPDPSDARARVTRKATLLSVGSQAVLDLGDEIYVGPLEAVLLPADAEKPRAEAALLLDLRNSGERRQRVEISYLAAGLSWSGDCALTLDESGERGALSCWATLRNDTGRAFDDAVVRLVAGEPRRAVSPAPMARFKAAAPMLEADMAMGAPQMQAGEYHMFTVPYPADLTEGQVTRLALSAADPVAVGRELVLRGHAFQNPGGSEPRPQTVDNVLVLRNTKENGLGEPLPASLVRVYRDVSGAGRILEGEVSLDNLPAGETARLTLGTAFDVTARRTMQSYERIGKNRARVRWAVELRNAGKKMRDVVVLETFQGDWKITSFNQDYAKESANTARWILPVPGGSKPVTLLYEAEASW; encoded by the coding sequence GTGTCGATCACAGCCTACGCTTCCGGCCAGGCCCTGGTCACGGAGGAGCGCGACATGGACCTTCCCGCGTCCGGGGAGGTGCCTTTCGCCGGGGCGCCCTCCACTCTGGACCTGACCTCGGTGGCGTTGCGCTCCCTTTCCCAGCCGGGCAAGGTCGCTGTCGGTTCCCTGCGGCTGCTGCCTTCGGCCTCGGACCCGGCCGCCGTGCTCCGAAGCCACATCGGCCGCGAGGTCCGCGTCGTGCTGCCCGACCCCTCGGACGCACGGGCACGCGTCACGCGCAAGGCCACGTTGCTCTCCGTGGGTTCCCAGGCGGTTCTCGACCTCGGCGACGAGATCTACGTGGGGCCGCTCGAGGCGGTGCTGCTGCCTGCGGACGCGGAAAAGCCGCGCGCCGAGGCCGCGCTGCTGCTCGACTTACGCAACAGCGGGGAGCGGCGTCAGCGCGTGGAAATTTCCTATCTTGCGGCAGGGTTGAGCTGGAGCGGCGACTGCGCCCTGACCCTGGACGAGAGCGGCGAACGGGGCGCGCTGTCCTGCTGGGCCACGCTGCGCAACGACACGGGCCGCGCCTTTGACGATGCCGTGGTCCGGCTGGTGGCCGGAGAGCCCCGACGCGCCGTCTCTCCCGCTCCCATGGCCCGCTTCAAGGCGGCTGCGCCCATGCTCGAAGCGGACATGGCCATGGGCGCTCCGCAGATGCAGGCGGGCGAATATCACATGTTCACGGTGCCGTACCCCGCCGATCTGACCGAAGGACAGGTCACGCGGCTGGCCCTGAGCGCGGCGGACCCGGTTGCGGTCGGGCGGGAGCTGGTCCTCCGGGGCCACGCCTTTCAGAATCCCGGCGGTTCCGAGCCGAGGCCCCAGACCGTGGACAACGTCCTGGTGCTGCGAAATACCAAGGAAAACGGCCTTGGAGAGCCGCTTCCCGCATCCCTGGTGCGCGTGTATCGGGACGTGTCCGGCGCAGGCCGCATTCTCGAGGGCGAGGTTTCCCTCGACAATCTTCCCGCCGGCGAGACCGCGCGCCTGACCCTGGGCACGGCTTTTGACGTGACGGCACGCCGGACCATGCAGTCCTACGAACGGATCGGCAAGAACAGGGCCAGGGTCCGCTGGGCCGTGGAGCTGCGCAACGCGGGCAAGAAAATGCGGGACGTGGTGGTACTGGAAACCTTCCAGGGAGACTGGAAGATTACGAGTTTCAACCAGGATTATGCAAAGGAATCTGCAAACACCGCGCGCTGGATTCTCCCGGTTCCCGGAGGGTCGAAGCCCGTGACCCTGCTCTACGAGGCGGAGGCGTCCTGGTAG
- a CDS encoding CAP domain-containing protein, with translation MIFGCSKTIPAMCALLACLLLAGCLSGPASDLGIDAAPYVSKRSFPDGAKPAAQDGKDLLQEINRTRLRLGAAPLRPDVLLDAIAARQNDFMARQGRMSHDGFDERFALSGSDHCVENLAWNYPNAESTVQGWLNSPQHRTNLLDPEITHAGTALGRGYATFFACRRSLAPASD, from the coding sequence ATGATATTCGGCTGTTCCAAGACGATCCCCGCCATGTGCGCGCTGCTGGCCTGCCTGCTCCTCGCGGGCTGCCTGTCCGGTCCGGCGTCGGATCTGGGCATCGATGCCGCGCCCTATGTTTCCAAGCGCTCCTTCCCGGACGGCGCGAAACCGGCCGCGCAGGACGGGAAAGACCTGCTCCAGGAGATCAACCGGACCCGGCTGCGGCTCGGCGCGGCCCCGCTTCGGCCCGACGTCCTGCTCGACGCCATCGCCGCCCGTCAGAACGACTTCATGGCCAGGCAGGGCCGCATGAGCCACGACGGCTTCGACGAACGCTTCGCCCTGTCCGGTTCCGACCACTGCGTTGAAAACCTGGCCTGGAACTATCCGAACGCCGAATCCACGGTCCAGGGCTGGCTGAACTCCCCCCAGCACCGGACCAATCTGCTCGATCCCGAAATCACCCACGCCGGGACCGCCCTGGGCCGCGGCTACGCCACCTTCTTCGCTTGCAGGCGTTCTCTTGCGCCCGCGTCGGATTGA
- a CDS encoding ATP-binding protein: protein MGADIVEQRVWNITLPNRMSELERLAREAERFMLANLLSERSRFTVHMVIEELVTNSIKYSFSDEAEHIIRLSLALEGRRMRLTLADDGEEFDPREAPRPCLNCTLCEAPIGGLGLSMVRSVASEFSYCRRDDHNHIELLIDLD, encoded by the coding sequence TTGGGAGCGGATATCGTGGAACAACGGGTCTGGAACATCACCCTGCCCAATCGCATGTCCGAGCTGGAACGCCTGGCCCGCGAGGCCGAACGGTTCATGCTCGCGAACCTGCTTTCCGAACGCAGCCGTTTCACCGTGCACATGGTCATCGAGGAATTGGTGACCAACAGCATCAAGTATTCCTTTTCCGACGAGGCCGAACACATCATCCGGCTTTCCCTGGCCCTGGAGGGCCGCCGGATGCGCCTGACCCTGGCGGACGACGGCGAGGAGTTCGACCCCCGCGAAGCGCCCCGCCCCTGTCTGAACTGCACCCTTTGCGAGGCGCCCATCGGCGGGCTCGGCCTGAGCATGGTCCGCAGCGTGGCCAGCGAATTCAGCTACTGCCGCCGCGACGACCACAACCACATCGAACTGCTCATCGACCTGGACTGA
- a CDS encoding SH3 domain-containing protein, which yields MNTTPSRSCVYSLRRFRFAVLLALFVLLAGCAAKSPRGFVRDIERLPQDLTAYLDPATEHARMVSPEAQQELAAHFLDRHFEPWRRSTPSFPADEFTPYLDRAATRTIYGENTLPRPASWAADLRRNADMASFPNLNRKAVAVADSSLRLLPTLDPMFNDFSEPGEGFPFDMAQNSAVWAGTPLFVAHLSADRDWALVETRYAGGWMPVTDLAFTDQDFMDRFRAGPFAAIVRDRVPVIDDQGLFRQRARIGALLPVEPGPLGDDASSLAERVLTPVRRPDGSADLIPARLPRGAASLFPLALTPWNVAAVGNQLLGEPYGWGGLFMKRDCSATMLDLFAPFGVILPRNSKAQAQAGRFVSLAGLSAPNKEAAIAAQAAPLSTLLYKPGHIMLYAGQRDGRAVILHNLWGLRSDEKNGPTPGRIVIGRAVITTLTPGAERSDLVKPRGLLLEGISGMTLLLDRN from the coding sequence ATGAACACGACACCTTCGCGCTCCTGCGTTTATTCCCTGCGTCGATTCCGCTTCGCGGTCCTGCTCGCGCTTTTCGTTCTTCTTGCGGGCTGCGCGGCCAAGTCGCCGCGCGGATTCGTCCGCGACATCGAACGCCTGCCCCAGGATCTGACCGCGTATCTCGACCCGGCCACGGAACACGCGCGCATGGTTTCGCCGGAAGCGCAGCAGGAACTGGCGGCGCATTTCCTCGACCGCCACTTCGAGCCCTGGCGGCGCAGCACGCCGAGCTTCCCTGCGGACGAGTTCACTCCGTACCTGGACCGCGCCGCGACCCGGACGATCTACGGCGAAAACACCCTGCCCCGCCCCGCGAGCTGGGCTGCGGACCTTCGCCGCAACGCGGACATGGCCTCCTTTCCGAACCTGAACCGGAAGGCCGTGGCCGTGGCCGATTCCTCGCTCCGGCTGCTGCCCACCCTGGACCCCATGTTCAACGACTTCAGCGAGCCGGGAGAGGGCTTTCCCTTCGACATGGCCCAGAACAGCGCGGTCTGGGCGGGAACGCCGCTCTTCGTGGCCCACCTCAGCGCGGACCGCGACTGGGCGCTCGTGGAAACGCGCTACGCCGGGGGCTGGATGCCGGTCACGGATCTGGCCTTCACGGACCAGGACTTCATGGACCGCTTTCGCGCCGGGCCGTTCGCAGCGATCGTGCGCGACAGGGTGCCCGTCATCGACGACCAGGGCCTTTTCCGCCAGCGCGCCCGGATCGGCGCCCTGCTGCCCGTGGAGCCCGGCCCGCTCGGAGACGACGCGTCCTCCCTGGCCGAACGCGTGCTCACGCCCGTGCGCCGTCCCGACGGAAGCGCGGACCTGATTCCGGCGCGGCTGCCCAGAGGCGCGGCCTCGCTTTTCCCCCTGGCCCTGACGCCGTGGAACGTGGCCGCCGTGGGCAACCAGCTCCTGGGCGAACCCTACGGATGGGGCGGACTGTTCATGAAGCGGGACTGCTCCGCCACCATGCTCGACCTGTTCGCGCCCTTCGGCGTGATCCTGCCGCGCAATTCCAAGGCCCAGGCCCAGGCAGGACGGTTCGTGAGCCTGGCCGGTCTTTCCGCCCCGAACAAGGAAGCAGCCATCGCGGCCCAGGCCGCGCCTCTGTCCACCCTGCTCTACAAGCCGGGGCACATCATGCTTTACGCGGGTCAGCGGGACGGTCGGGCCGTGATCCTGCACAATCTCTGGGGATTGCGCAGCGACGAGAAAAACGGCCCCACTCCGGGGCGCATCGTCATCGGCCGCGCCGTGATCACCACCCTGACCCCCGGAGCGGAGCGCTCCGATTTGGTCAAGCCGCGCGGCCTGCTGCTGGAGGGCATCAGCGGCATGACCCTGCTGCTCGACCGGAATTGA